From Echinicola soli, a single genomic window includes:
- a CDS encoding bifunctional 4-hydroxy-2-oxoglutarate aldolase/2-dehydro-3-deoxy-phosphogluconate aldolase, with protein sequence MTREETCEIILREKLIAIVRVRDAGNVPVLIAGLVAGGISVLEITTNSPDFTVKIKENRERYPDILIGAGTVTNRDLAIKAIDAGAQFLVSPNTHSGVISVAHDHNIPVVMGALTPTEVGEALEQGADIIKLFPAGNFGPSYLKAIKAPFDKGRFFAVGGIHLENMEKWMESGADGLGLGSVLTHIDGLKLTEEIVAHNARKYVEKIKQYE encoded by the coding sequence ATGACCAGAGAAGAGACTTGTGAAATTATCCTACGGGAAAAACTTATTGCGATCGTCCGTGTCAGAGATGCCGGTAACGTTCCGGTGTTGATTGCCGGGCTGGTGGCTGGAGGTATAAGCGTGTTGGAAATCACTACCAATAGCCCTGATTTTACAGTAAAGATCAAGGAAAACAGGGAGCGATATCCAGATATTTTGATTGGTGCGGGCACGGTGACCAACAGGGATCTGGCCATTAAGGCCATAGATGCGGGAGCCCAGTTTTTGGTTTCCCCAAACACCCATTCTGGAGTCATTTCTGTAGCCCATGATCACAATATTCCGGTCGTAATGGGTGCTTTGACACCCACTGAAGTAGGGGAAGCGCTAGAACAGGGAGCAGATATCATAAAGCTGTTTCCCGCAGGAAATTTTGGGCCAAGCTATTTAAAGGCGATCAAAGCACCTTTTGATAAGGGGCGCTTTTTTGCCGTTGGAGGTATCCATCTGGAGAACATGGAGAAATGGATGGAGTCAGGAGCCGATGGGCTAGGCTTGGGCAGTGTTTTGACACATATCGATGGCCTCAAGCTTACAGAAGAAATCGTCGCCCACAATGCCAGGAAGTATGTAGAAAAAATAAAGCAATATGAATAA
- the dgoD gene encoding galactonate dehydratase, giving the protein MNKALAIARIELFKVPPRWLFVKITTKSGLIGWGEPVVEGKADTVAACVKEMEQYLIGRQANEIEDIWQVLYRGGFYRGGPILMSAISGIDQALWDIKGKHLNVPVYELLGGAVRQKMKMYCWIGGDHPEVVLEQAQEKVDAGYRAVKMNATGKMDWVSSVRETKKVVENIQLIREHFGDQLDIGLDFHGRVHKPMVKRLIDELTPYNPMFIEEPVLAENNDALKHIYSYSSIPIATGERMFSRWDFKEILHQGVVDIIQPDLSHAGGISEVRRIAAMAEAYDITLAPHCPLGPVSLASALHVDFVSANAIIQESSLGIHYNQGFDLLDFVKNPEVFDLKDGAIGLFDRPGLGVEMDEEKLREGQKIGHSWANPVWRNTDGSFAEW; this is encoded by the coding sequence ATGAATAAAGCGCTAGCCATAGCACGTATTGAGCTGTTCAAAGTGCCGCCAAGATGGCTTTTTGTGAAAATTACCACTAAATCAGGATTGATAGGATGGGGAGAGCCAGTAGTGGAGGGGAAGGCAGACACCGTAGCGGCATGCGTGAAGGAGATGGAACAGTACCTGATTGGGCGACAGGCCAATGAGATCGAAGATATTTGGCAAGTGCTCTACAGGGGTGGATTTTATCGTGGAGGGCCGATCTTGATGAGTGCCATCTCAGGTATCGACCAGGCACTTTGGGATATCAAAGGGAAACACCTGAATGTGCCGGTTTATGAATTGTTAGGTGGGGCTGTGCGCCAAAAGATGAAAATGTACTGCTGGATCGGAGGAGACCATCCCGAGGTGGTTTTGGAACAAGCGCAGGAAAAGGTCGATGCGGGATACAGGGCCGTCAAAATGAATGCCACAGGAAAGATGGACTGGGTGTCCTCGGTAAGGGAAACCAAAAAAGTGGTTGAAAACATCCAACTGATTCGTGAGCATTTTGGCGACCAGCTGGATATTGGCCTTGACTTTCATGGTCGTGTGCACAAGCCCATGGTCAAGCGGTTAATTGATGAACTGACGCCGTATAACCCCATGTTTATTGAAGAGCCCGTGCTCGCTGAAAACAATGATGCACTAAAGCATATCTATAGCTATTCATCCATTCCCATAGCCACGGGAGAGCGGATGTTCTCCCGCTGGGATTTCAAGGAAATCCTGCACCAAGGCGTGGTGGATATCATTCAGCCGGACTTGAGCCATGCTGGAGGAATTTCCGAAGTGCGCAGGATAGCTGCAATGGCGGAAGCCTATGATATTACCTTGGCACCACACTGTCCTCTTGGTCCGGTATCCTTGGCATCAGCGTTGCATGTGGATTTTGTCTCGGCCAATGCGATTATCCAAGAGAGCAGCTTGGGAATTCACTATAACCAAGGATTTGACCTGTTGGATTTTGTGAAAAACCCTGAAGTCTTTGATCTAAAAGATGGGGCTATTGGATTGTTTGATCGGCCGGGGTTGGGAGTGGAAATGGATGAAGAGAAATTGCGGGAAGGACAGAAAATAGGGCACAGTTGGGCAAACCCCGTATGGAGAAATACCGATGGAAGCTTTGCAGAATGGTGA
- a CDS encoding family 43 glycosylhydrolase produces MNIKKQVVLALFGGVLTLSGCGQHSKKAIFEQHDEAIYLKDGWIRDPYIYLDNYGYYYLTGTTPLPNDPREETEPYNTGLDAQNMELFGKPSIVGHKIRVWRSEDLLHWESLGEPFDLAEGYWAQKMPDKLNEKPASDWRLWAPELYHIDGKWIYVHTSPDPVRGGANLAISEGEHMAGPFSFPMGDDMQNKHDPSLFKDDDGIWYLLWGNTFIAPIKPGFSGLAAEPKRIDPANRVIGHEGATLRKIGDKYVHFGTAWSTDKMRKGSYNLYYCTADNITGPYGPRKFVGRFLGHGTPFQDKDGRWWCTAFYNGNVPPVSKDGIQNKDLGETAQTINEQGTTIVPLEVKVLEDGEIYIRAIDPDYAQPGPDEAQRFE; encoded by the coding sequence ATGAACATTAAGAAACAAGTTGTTTTAGCCTTGTTCGGTGGAGTGCTGACACTTTCTGGTTGTGGGCAGCATTCAAAAAAGGCGATCTTTGAGCAGCATGATGAGGCCATTTATTTGAAAGATGGATGGATCCGTGACCCTTATATCTATTTGGACAATTATGGCTATTATTATCTTACAGGCACTACGCCCTTGCCCAATGATCCACGAGAGGAGACAGAACCTTATAATACAGGGCTGGACGCCCAAAATATGGAGCTGTTTGGAAAACCTAGCATTGTGGGGCACAAGATCAGGGTTTGGAGGAGTGAAGACCTGCTGCACTGGGAGTCACTTGGTGAGCCTTTCGATCTCGCCGAAGGCTACTGGGCCCAAAAAATGCCGGATAAACTGAACGAAAAGCCGGCGAGCGACTGGAGGTTGTGGGCTCCGGAACTGTACCATATAGATGGCAAATGGATCTATGTGCATACTTCACCGGATCCTGTCAGAGGTGGGGCTAATTTAGCGATCTCGGAAGGTGAGCACATGGCTGGGCCTTTTTCCTTTCCCATGGGGGATGATATGCAGAATAAACATGACCCAAGTTTGTTCAAAGACGATGATGGAATATGGTATTTGCTTTGGGGAAACACCTTTATTGCACCAATTAAACCCGGTTTCTCAGGGCTAGCGGCAGAACCAAAACGGATCGATCCCGCCAACAGAGTAATCGGTCATGAGGGAGCTACCTTGAGAAAAATAGGAGATAAGTACGTGCATTTTGGAACCGCCTGGTCTACAGACAAGATGCGAAAAGGCTCCTATAACCTATACTATTGTACCGCTGATAACATCACCGGACCTTACGGGCCAAGGAAGTTTGTAGGACGCTTTTTGGGGCATGGAACTCCATTTCAGGACAAGGATGGCAGATGGTGGTGTACGGCATTTTACAATGGAAATGTGCCTCCAGTAAGTAAGGATGGAATCCAAAACAAGGATTTAGGGGAAACTGCCCAAACAATCAATGAACAAGGGACGACCATTGTGCCTTTGGAAGTGAAGGTTTTGGAGGATGGTGAAATTTATATCCGTGCGATTGACCCCGATTATGCCCAGCCTGGTCCGGATGAGGCACAGCGGTTTGAGTAA
- a CDS encoding sulfatase — MKSSCLKVIKNWVPLVILLFAVTMAMAQQNEKPNILLILVDDLKPNLGAFGDEHAISPNIDGLANSGMRFDQAYCNQAVCVSSRYNLILGSRSTSTGLYDFGKEFRDVIPDAVTMPQYFRAAGYHAESMGKVFHIGHGNTNDEASWSIPHWKEKVIEYVEPESTNGQLTREEAFFENTRMYIEDTPPNHELPRGAAWESPDVTDEAYADGRVARHAIDRLRDLSKDQDQPFFMAVGFARPHLPFSVPQKYWDMYDPETLPLAEFEEGPEGAPDFAVKRGGEINQFFPIPNHQHIYEDDLQRKLIHGYYASLTYMDTQVGKVLKELERLDLDENTIVVLWGDHGWHLGDHAIWTKHTNYEQANRIPIIFRAPGVTASGSSTKQFAETVDIFPTLAALAGLGRPVGPQPIDGIDLSPTLKNGQTIIKDHAYHAYNRGGYLGEAIRTDRYRMVRWTHTQDKDKEVIYELYDYQEDAQETKNIAGDHPEVVKALEARLAKYPKAKRIP; from the coding sequence ATGAAAAGTAGTTGTTTAAAAGTAATTAAGAACTGGGTTCCTTTGGTAATACTGCTATTTGCAGTTACCATGGCGATGGCCCAACAAAATGAAAAACCCAATATCCTGTTGATCCTTGTGGATGATCTCAAACCCAATTTGGGCGCTTTTGGAGATGAACATGCCATCAGTCCAAATATCGATGGATTGGCCAATAGCGGAATGCGCTTTGACCAGGCTTACTGTAATCAGGCTGTTTGTGTTTCCAGCCGGTATAATCTGATCTTGGGCTCTCGTTCTACAAGTACGGGACTGTATGATTTTGGAAAGGAATTTAGAGATGTCATTCCCGATGCGGTGACCATGCCCCAATATTTTAGGGCTGCTGGATATCATGCCGAAAGCATGGGCAAGGTCTTCCATATCGGCCATGGCAACACCAATGACGAGGCTTCCTGGAGTATTCCACACTGGAAAGAAAAAGTGATCGAATATGTGGAACCAGAAAGTACCAATGGACAGCTAACCCGTGAAGAGGCATTTTTTGAAAACACACGCATGTACATTGAAGATACTCCTCCAAATCACGAGTTGCCACGGGGGGCAGCCTGGGAAAGTCCGGACGTGACAGATGAAGCCTATGCCGATGGACGGGTGGCTCGACATGCCATTGACCGGTTGCGGGACTTGAGCAAGGATCAGGATCAACCGTTTTTTATGGCAGTAGGTTTTGCCCGTCCGCATTTGCCCTTTAGTGTACCCCAAAAATACTGGGACATGTATGATCCCGAAACCCTTCCACTAGCGGAATTTGAAGAAGGCCCGGAAGGAGCTCCTGACTTTGCCGTCAAAAGAGGAGGGGAGATCAACCAGTTTTTTCCCATTCCTAACCACCAGCACATTTATGAAGATGATTTGCAGCGAAAGCTGATACATGGCTATTATGCCAGTTTGACCTATATGGATACCCAGGTGGGCAAAGTGCTGAAGGAATTGGAGCGATTGGATTTGGACGAAAATACCATTGTGGTGCTTTGGGGTGATCATGGATGGCACTTAGGGGACCACGCCATTTGGACCAAGCACACCAATTATGAGCAAGCAAATAGAATCCCGATCATTTTCAGGGCTCCTGGTGTGACTGCCAGTGGAAGCAGTACCAAGCAGTTTGCCGAAACAGTGGACATCTTCCCGACATTGGCCGCCCTGGCAGGTTTGGGCCGACCGGTGGGACCTCAGCCTATTGATGGCATTGACCTTTCGCCAACGTTAAAAAATGGCCAGACCATTATCAAGGATCACGCTTATCATGCCTATAACCGTGGAGGATACTTGGGAGAAGCCATTAGAACCGACCGCTACAGAATGGTGCGTTGGACGCATACACAAGATAAAGATAAAGAAGTGATCTATGAACTTTACGATTATCAGGAAGATGCCCAGGAAACTAAAAATATTGCAGGTGATCATCCGGAAGTGGTGAAAGCACTGGAAGCCAGACTGGCCAAGTATCCCAAAGCAAAGAGGATTCCTTAA
- a CDS encoding FadR/GntR family transcriptional regulator, with the protein MEFSEIGKRKSLSAQVEEVLTRSIREGKYLPGQKIPTEKELCEVFNVSRTAIREAVKTLSARGIVEVRKGSGAFVSEVSVQNASEMLNMFFELSSDSDLMLQTIEARRVLEPRIAAEAAMKRSNQDIQLLEKNMNAMRVCALEDKQHEAELDNDFHRILLSITNNSVLELLLSPVFGLMPKFKMDVFAKPASGNLEGEKANMLSHHQEILEAVIRQDPFGAQEAMEKHLHDTRKNYLHFTKSIDRS; encoded by the coding sequence ATGGAATTTAGCGAGATAGGTAAACGGAAATCCCTGAGTGCACAGGTAGAGGAAGTGCTGACCCGGTCTATAAGGGAAGGGAAATACCTTCCAGGACAAAAAATCCCTACTGAGAAGGAACTGTGTGAGGTATTTAATGTCAGTCGGACCGCCATCAGAGAGGCCGTCAAGACATTGAGTGCACGGGGAATTGTCGAAGTGAGAAAGGGGAGCGGAGCTTTTGTATCAGAAGTAAGTGTGCAAAATGCGTCAGAGATGTTGAATATGTTCTTTGAACTTTCTTCTGATTCGGATTTGATGCTGCAGACGATTGAGGCCAGGCGTGTACTGGAACCGCGAATCGCTGCTGAAGCAGCCATGAAACGTAGCAATCAAGATATCCAACTGTTGGAAAAGAATATGAATGCTATGCGAGTGTGTGCTTTGGAGGATAAACAGCACGAAGCGGAATTGGATAATGACTTTCATAGAATTTTGCTTTCCATTACAAATAATAGTGTACTGGAATTGCTGCTGAGTCCCGTGTTTGGCCTAATGCCAAAATTCAAAATGGATGTATTTGCCAAGCCCGCATCAGGTAACCTGGAGGGCGAAAAAGCCAATATGCTCAGCCATCATCAAGAAATTTTGGAAGCGGTGATCCGCCAAGATCCTTTTGGGGCTCAGGAAGCCATGGAGAAGCATTTGCACGATACCCGCAAAAATTATCTTCATTTTACCAAATCCATTGACCGATCATAA
- a CDS encoding HPP family protein, with the protein MKKVNRGYRKARYVVYKQTILNPIDHLWTFVGGFLGIGCIAFIQSELHHFNALEKVFLIGSFGASAVLVYGATNSPLAQPRNLILGHTVSAFVGVTVMKTVGQFDVFWLTCATAVSLAIIAMQILKALHPPGGATALIAVIGTTKVKELGFFYVLSPVFTGALILLVIALLINNIPKDRHYPYNPKVSPYMGRRKKYWLNIQRTLGIR; encoded by the coding sequence GTGAAAAAAGTGAATCGAGGGTACAGAAAAGCCCGATACGTAGTTTATAAACAGACCATACTTAATCCTATCGATCATCTTTGGACTTTTGTGGGTGGTTTTTTGGGTATTGGTTGCATTGCTTTTATCCAGTCGGAACTGCATCATTTCAATGCTTTGGAAAAGGTCTTCCTGATTGGTTCCTTTGGTGCTTCTGCAGTACTGGTTTACGGTGCCACCAATAGTCCACTTGCCCAGCCCAGAAACCTGATCCTTGGGCACACGGTCAGTGCTTTTGTAGGGGTTACGGTGATGAAAACCGTTGGTCAATTTGATGTTTTTTGGCTGACTTGTGCCACGGCGGTTTCACTGGCTATCATTGCCATGCAAATCCTAAAAGCACTCCATCCACCAGGTGGAGCGACTGCCTTGATCGCTGTTATTGGTACCACTAAAGTAAAAGAACTTGGCTTTTTCTATGTGCTCAGCCCTGTATTCACTGGTGCGCTCATCTTGTTGGTGATTGCTCTTTTGATCAATAACATCCCCAAAGACCGCCACTATCCCTACAATCCAAAAGTATCGCCCTACATGGGCAGAAGAAAAAAATATTGGCTTAATATCCAGCGCACCTTGGGGATAAGGTAA
- a CDS encoding glycoside hydrolase family 2 protein translates to MTVDMIPKRMQACVAKSTWLLFMFLAFGLNAQQTEKQYLSGTDSKNTVEWDFFCTGGRNSGEWTTISVPSHWEQEGFGTYNYGRDYVTYGKNFRFADERGKYKHTFKVPSDWKGSTIELVFEGSMTDTEVKVNGQLAGDIHQGAFYRFKYDITDKLKFGEENLLEVTVSKMSADHSVNRAERYADYWIFGGIFRPVYLQAMPKEHIAQAAITAEADGSFSAEVTLEGLEKNAELAATITDQSGKIVSQFKTKTKKNDQKVVISKKLDKINTWTSETPNLYHLTLSLKQKGEPLHEIHERFGFRTIEIKRGDGIYVNGTKIKLKGINRHAFWPETGRSLTPEIDLNDILLIKEMNMNAVRTAHYPPDPSFLDLCDSLGLYVMDELAGWQNAYDTAPGEKLVKELVERDLNHPSILFWSNGNEGGTNKELDDDFGMYDPSGRPVLHAHHRPGNSHNGVDTDHYENYKSLQNKLQDTLIYMPTEFLHGQDDGGGAAGLTDYWELMWKSKLSAGGFLWVLSDEGIIRTDIHNKIDVNRLNAPDGLVGPFRQREGSVYAIKEIYSPVHIEAIDDISNWDGVLKLENRYHFTNLAKVSFHWKLVSFNDIGDPKTGYETVQSGQLQGPDLAPTASGTLALPLPTNWNEQDALMLTATDHHGEEIYTWSWRIQPNQNLIKETIMAKGDETSKVEDKDSVLTISGGQFALTFSKADGKLIHIKKPSGPELSFGNGPVFTEGEISVNDVSYEEKDGKAVFRVNYKGALKYADWSIADNGWVTLNYEYELPEGDYAYPGISFDYPEANVISAKWLGKGPFRVWKNRPQGRFDEHQNMYNDTHTGATPWEYPEFKGYFGDIAWMEINTAQGKFYVVAKEPNLYVRLFDFYGISGPSGYPALPKGDISFLDGIPALGSKLALGITGNASVYGPMGQNNHMDGPVKRTLYFYFGILQD, encoded by the coding sequence ATGACAGTAGATATGATACCCAAACGCATGCAAGCGTGTGTAGCCAAATCGACATGGTTACTTTTTATGTTTTTGGCCTTTGGCCTGAATGCCCAACAAACAGAAAAACAATACCTCAGCGGCACCGACAGTAAAAACACCGTAGAGTGGGATTTTTTCTGCACAGGAGGTAGAAACAGTGGTGAATGGACGACGATCAGTGTCCCTTCCCATTGGGAGCAAGAAGGATTTGGCACTTATAATTATGGCCGGGACTATGTGACTTACGGCAAAAATTTCCGCTTTGCCGATGAGCGGGGAAAATATAAGCATACTTTTAAAGTTCCCTCGGACTGGAAAGGTAGCACCATTGAATTGGTTTTTGAAGGCTCCATGACCGATACGGAAGTAAAAGTAAACGGTCAACTGGCTGGTGATATCCACCAAGGTGCCTTTTACCGGTTCAAATATGACATCACCGACAAACTCAAATTTGGCGAAGAAAACCTTCTCGAAGTCACTGTGAGCAAAATGTCAGCCGACCATTCAGTCAATCGTGCTGAGCGTTACGCTGATTATTGGATCTTTGGCGGTATTTTCCGACCAGTTTACCTGCAGGCCATGCCAAAGGAGCACATCGCCCAAGCCGCCATCACTGCGGAAGCTGACGGCTCATTTAGTGCAGAAGTGACACTGGAAGGGCTGGAGAAAAATGCCGAATTAGCCGCAACGATTACAGATCAGTCCGGCAAGATCGTCAGCCAGTTTAAAACAAAGACTAAAAAGAATGACCAAAAGGTCGTTATTTCCAAAAAATTGGACAAGATAAACACTTGGACTTCAGAAACGCCCAACCTCTACCACCTTACACTCAGTCTGAAGCAAAAAGGAGAACCACTCCATGAGATCCATGAGCGCTTTGGCTTCCGAACCATCGAGATCAAACGGGGTGATGGCATTTATGTAAATGGCACCAAAATCAAGCTGAAAGGTATCAATAGGCATGCTTTTTGGCCTGAAACCGGGCGATCATTGACACCAGAAATAGACCTTAACGACATCCTGCTCATCAAGGAAATGAACATGAATGCGGTAAGAACGGCACATTATCCTCCTGACCCTTCCTTTTTAGACCTTTGTGATAGCTTGGGGCTTTATGTAATGGATGAACTGGCGGGGTGGCAAAACGCCTATGACACCGCTCCTGGTGAGAAATTGGTCAAGGAACTGGTCGAAAGAGACCTTAACCACCCGTCCATCCTCTTTTGGAGCAATGGTAATGAGGGTGGAACCAATAAGGAATTAGACGATGATTTTGGGATGTACGATCCTTCGGGAAGGCCAGTCCTTCATGCCCATCACCGCCCTGGGAATTCCCACAATGGTGTGGACACCGACCACTATGAAAATTATAAAAGCCTGCAGAATAAACTGCAAGACACCCTCATCTACATGCCCACCGAATTCCTGCACGGCCAAGATGATGGTGGTGGAGCTGCAGGACTTACTGATTACTGGGAGCTGATGTGGAAATCAAAGCTGTCAGCGGGAGGCTTTCTCTGGGTCCTGTCCGATGAAGGCATCATCAGAACGGACATCCACAATAAAATAGATGTAAATCGATTGAATGCCCCTGACGGATTGGTCGGCCCATTCCGCCAAAGGGAAGGTAGTGTTTACGCCATCAAGGAAATATATTCGCCCGTTCACATTGAAGCTATTGATGATATTTCCAATTGGGACGGGGTCCTTAAGCTAGAAAACCGTTACCATTTCACCAATCTTGCTAAAGTTTCATTTCACTGGAAGTTAGTATCATTTAACGATATTGGGGATCCCAAAACTGGTTATGAAACAGTGCAATCTGGCCAGCTACAAGGCCCAGACCTAGCCCCTACCGCGTCCGGCACGCTAGCGCTTCCATTACCAACCAACTGGAATGAGCAAGATGCGCTAATGCTCACCGCGACCGACCACCATGGTGAGGAAATCTATACCTGGTCTTGGCGCATACAGCCCAACCAGAATTTGATCAAGGAAACCATTATGGCCAAAGGGGATGAAACCAGCAAAGTGGAAGATAAAGATAGCGTCTTGACCATTAGCGGTGGCCAGTTTGCCCTGACCTTCAGCAAGGCTGATGGGAAACTTATCCATATCAAAAAACCTTCTGGCCCTGAACTGTCATTCGGCAATGGCCCTGTCTTCACAGAAGGAGAAATCAGCGTCAACGACGTTTCCTACGAAGAAAAAGACGGAAAGGCCGTATTTAGGGTAAATTATAAAGGTGCTCTGAAGTATGCCGATTGGAGCATTGCCGACAATGGCTGGGTGACACTCAATTATGAATATGAATTGCCTGAAGGTGATTATGCTTATCCAGGCATTAGCTTTGATTACCCTGAAGCCAATGTCATCAGTGCCAAGTGGCTTGGAAAAGGCCCTTTCCGTGTATGGAAAAACCGCCCGCAAGGAAGGTTTGACGAACATCAAAACATGTACAACGACACCCACACTGGAGCCACTCCATGGGAATATCCTGAATTCAAGGGATATTTTGGTGACATTGCCTGGATGGAAATCAACACGGCCCAAGGTAAATTCTACGTCGTGGCCAAAGAGCCTAATCTTTACGTCCGTTTATTTGACTTCTATGGCATCTCAGGACCTAGCGGCTATCCTGCCCTCCCAAAGGGTGATATTTCTTTCTTGGACGGAATTCCAGCTTTGGGCAGCAAACTCGCCCTAGGGATCACTGGAAACGCCTCTGTCTATGGGCCAATGGGCCAAAACAACCACATGGATGGCCCCGTAAAAAGAACCTTGTATTTTTACTTTGGTATACTGCAAGATTGA